One genomic region from Haloprofundus salinisoli encodes:
- a CDS encoding CobW family GTP-binding protein has translation MSDTDADRIPVTVVSGYLGAGKTTLVNHVLQNRRGMEVAVVVNDMGEVNVDAELLADADDSEEGVLDLSNGCICCELQGDLLEQTAKLAETRSFDYLLVESSGISEPLPVARSFVEGSPESDVHPTDHYRLDTTVSVVDAYGFWKEFDPTTRKESASVDRPLADVFVDQIEFCDVLLLNKCDMVPDDELDRIESVIRELQPRAELTRTTYSEVDPERILGTGRFDVDEARKNVGWKRRLAEHERETETGGSHDEGGHGHGHEHDRGGLTAAEAHGVSSFVYATETPFHPHRFAAWLRDWDGSIVRAKGFFLLADREESVMGLSQAGPSVQAGPIGEWGDEDAPRTRLVFIGSEMDETALRAELDDCLSNDAERGEPPARDDPFPLAVTVDD, from the coding sequence CAGAACCGACGCGGAATGGAAGTCGCCGTCGTCGTCAACGACATGGGCGAGGTGAACGTCGACGCCGAACTGCTCGCCGACGCCGACGACAGCGAGGAGGGCGTTCTCGACCTCTCGAACGGCTGTATCTGTTGTGAGTTGCAGGGCGACCTGCTCGAACAAACGGCGAAACTCGCCGAGACCCGGTCGTTCGACTACCTGCTGGTCGAGTCATCAGGTATCAGCGAACCGCTGCCCGTCGCGCGGTCGTTCGTCGAAGGTTCGCCCGAGAGCGATGTCCACCCGACCGACCACTACCGACTCGACACCACCGTCTCGGTCGTCGACGCCTACGGGTTCTGGAAGGAGTTCGACCCGACGACGCGCAAGGAGTCGGCGTCGGTGGACCGCCCGCTTGCCGACGTGTTCGTCGACCAGATCGAGTTCTGCGACGTCCTCCTTCTGAACAAGTGCGACATGGTGCCCGACGACGAACTCGACCGCATCGAGTCGGTGATCCGCGAACTGCAACCTCGGGCGGAGCTCACCCGGACGACCTACTCGGAGGTCGACCCCGAGCGCATCCTCGGCACCGGCCGGTTCGACGTGGACGAAGCCCGGAAGAACGTCGGCTGGAAACGCCGCCTCGCCGAACACGAGCGAGAGACGGAGACGGGAGGTTCTCACGACGAGGGCGGGCACGGGCACGGCCACGAGCACGACCGCGGCGGACTGACTGCCGCCGAGGCCCACGGCGTCTCGTCGTTCGTCTACGCGACGGAGACGCCGTTTCATCCGCACCGGTTCGCGGCGTGGCTTCGAGACTGGGACGGAAGCATCGTTCGCGCGAAGGGCTTTTTCCTCCTCGCGGACCGGGAGGAGTCGGTGATGGGGCTGAGTCAGGCGGGGCCGTCGGTGCAGGCGGGTCCCATCGGTGAGTGGGGCGACGAGGACGCCCCGCGGACGCGACTCGTCTTCATCGGGAGCGAGATGGACGAAACGGCGCTCCGCGCGGAACTCGACGACTGTCTCTCGAACGACGCCGAACGCGGCGAACCGCCCGCGCGCGACGACCCGTTCCCGCTGGCGGTGACCGTCGACGACTGA
- a CDS encoding glutathione-independent formaldehyde dehydrogenase, which produces MNAVVYKGPHEVAVEEVDEPEMEHPNDVIVDITTSCICGSDLHMYEGRTSADPGIVFGHENMGIVEQVGEGVDTLEEGDRVVMPFNVACGFCQNCENGYTGFCTNVNPGFAGGAYGYVAMGPYKGGQAEKLRVPYADFNALKLPEGDEHEDAFSLLADIFPTGWHGTRLADLQPGESIAIYGAGPVGLMAAYSAKIQGASEIYVVDRVDSRLELAEQHCDAMPINFEESDPIEQIKDAHGEGVDKGVDAVGYQAIDPETDLTDDAYDPARENPAVVLNQLIETVRPTGKLGIPGLYVPSDPGAPDEMAAQGRLGIDFGTLFEKGIALGTGQCNVKRYNRQLRDMIIEGRADPTFVVSHRVGLDEAPEMYERFDNREEGVTKVLLEP; this is translated from the coding sequence ATGAACGCTGTCGTTTACAAGGGACCGCACGAGGTCGCCGTCGAAGAAGTGGACGAACCCGAAATGGAACACCCCAACGACGTCATCGTCGACATCACGACGTCGTGTATCTGCGGGTCGGACCTACACATGTACGAGGGTCGTACGTCGGCGGACCCGGGCATCGTCTTCGGACACGAGAACATGGGCATCGTCGAGCAGGTCGGCGAGGGCGTCGACACGCTCGAGGAGGGCGACCGCGTCGTCATGCCGTTCAACGTCGCCTGCGGGTTCTGTCAGAACTGCGAGAACGGCTACACCGGCTTCTGTACGAACGTCAATCCCGGTTTCGCCGGTGGGGCGTATGGATACGTCGCGATGGGACCGTATAAGGGCGGACAGGCGGAGAAGCTCCGCGTTCCGTACGCGGACTTCAACGCGCTGAAACTCCCGGAGGGCGACGAACACGAGGACGCGTTCTCGCTTCTGGCGGACATCTTCCCGACGGGGTGGCACGGAACGCGACTCGCGGACCTCCAGCCCGGCGAGTCCATCGCTATCTACGGTGCGGGTCCGGTCGGGCTGATGGCGGCGTACAGCGCGAAGATTCAGGGTGCCTCCGAGATCTACGTCGTCGACCGCGTCGACAGTCGCCTCGAACTCGCCGAGCAGCACTGCGACGCGATGCCGATCAACTTCGAGGAATCGGACCCGATAGAGCAGATAAAGGACGCTCACGGCGAAGGAGTCGACAAAGGCGTCGACGCGGTCGGTTATCAGGCCATCGACCCCGAAACCGACCTCACCGACGACGCCTACGACCCGGCGCGCGAGAACCCGGCGGTCGTCCTCAACCAGCTCATCGAGACCGTCCGTCCGACGGGCAAGCTCGGGATTCCGGGGCTCTACGTCCCTTCGGACCCCGGCGCGCCCGACGAGATGGCCGCGCAGGGACGTCTCGGCATCGACTTCGGGACACTGTTCGAGAAGGGTATCGCACTCGGAACCGGCCAGTGTAACGTCAAGCGCTACAACCGACAGCTCCGCGATATGATCATCGAAGGTCGCGCCGACCCGACGTTCGTCGTCTCGCACCGCGTCGGCCTCGACGAGGCACCGGAGATGTACGAGCGCTTCGACAACCGCGAGGAGGGCGTTACGAAGGTTCTGCTGGAACCGTAA
- a CDS encoding acetyl-CoA synthetase translates to MNVLGEIVARDRRTDRSAVHLPAADRTMSYHDFCTTAWKAGNVFRHLGLAGGRGVEIEPVGSPESLLAFFGASLLGSPVRFEVRGDDETRLVVATVDRETSFDPSPGTKLVVYGGRPTRPETTHWETEVWSENPAIPPYDVAPSTPALVDDESYTHAELLEFAEGVVDEYALTDASRVVVRSSLSHSGVVVAGVVAPLLAGATVVLADADVGNSGDFAVSATDDVPEPTVVDPAGVLAR, encoded by the coding sequence GTGAACGTTCTGGGAGAGATTGTCGCGCGCGACCGGCGGACCGACCGCTCGGCGGTCCATCTTCCGGCGGCCGACCGGACGATGAGTTACCACGACTTCTGTACGACGGCGTGGAAAGCCGGGAACGTCTTTCGACATCTCGGCCTCGCGGGCGGACGAGGTGTCGAAATCGAACCCGTCGGGTCGCCGGAGTCGCTTCTGGCCTTCTTCGGCGCGTCGTTGCTCGGGTCGCCTGTCCGCTTCGAGGTCCGCGGCGACGACGAGACGCGTCTCGTCGTCGCCACTGTCGACCGCGAGACGAGTTTCGACCCCTCGCCGGGAACGAAACTGGTCGTTTACGGCGGCCGCCCGACCCGCCCGGAGACGACTCACTGGGAGACTGAGGTCTGGAGCGAGAACCCGGCGATTCCGCCGTACGACGTGGCTCCCTCTACGCCGGCGCTCGTCGACGACGAGTCGTACACGCACGCGGAACTGCTGGAGTTCGCTGAGGGTGTCGTCGACGAGTACGCCCTGACAGACGCCTCGCGCGTCGTCGTCCGTAGCTCGCTGTCGCACTCCGGCGTCGTCGTCGCGGGCGTCGTTGCGCCGCTTCTCGCCGGGGCGACGGTTGTTCTCGCCGACGCCGACGTGGGGAACTCCGGAGACTTCGCCGTGAGTGCGACGGACGACGTGCCGGAGCCCACCGTCGTCGACCCGGCGGGCGTCCTCGCCCGATAG
- a CDS encoding amidohydrolase translates to MTDVADRKRRAVEAIDAHADDIVTFAEDVEAEPELGFKETETTRKVVAELEGMGLDVEENIAVTGAKARWGTDDASEFVVAVLGELDALVNPAHPKANPETGACHACGHHAQLANLVGAAYGLTAAGVVDDLEGAIDFIAVPAEEYLDLGYRRTLVESGEVEFLGGKQELIRRGHLDDVDCAMMIHAGSDTPERVVTSDFSSNGFVGKFVTYEGTESHAGAAPEEGVNALNAAMLGMNAVHANRETFADDDHVRVHPIVTNGGDGVNVVPSDVQMESYVRASSIDAVVDANEKTNRALESGAMAVGADVEIEDYPGYMPLRTDETMVSTYDANASELLGEDALTPGKPHLTGSTDMGDVTQVIPGIHPYVGGFSGAVHARDFEVVDEEMAYVIPAKLTAMLVIDLLVDPEKQAEIRAAKAEKRSVDEYLEVVRGMRETVVGEYNA, encoded by the coding sequence ATGACCGACGTAGCCGACCGAAAACGCCGGGCCGTCGAAGCCATCGACGCACACGCCGACGACATCGTCACCTTCGCCGAAGACGTCGAAGCGGAACCGGAACTCGGGTTCAAAGAGACCGAGACGACCCGGAAGGTCGTCGCCGAACTGGAGGGAATGGGACTCGACGTCGAGGAGAACATCGCCGTCACCGGCGCGAAAGCCCGGTGGGGGACCGACGATGCGAGCGAGTTCGTCGTCGCCGTCCTCGGCGAACTCGACGCGCTCGTCAACCCTGCACATCCGAAGGCGAACCCCGAAACGGGTGCGTGTCACGCCTGCGGCCACCACGCGCAGCTCGCGAACCTCGTCGGCGCGGCGTACGGACTCACGGCGGCGGGCGTCGTCGACGACTTGGAGGGCGCTATCGACTTCATCGCCGTGCCCGCCGAGGAGTATCTCGATTTGGGCTACCGCCGAACGCTGGTCGAGAGCGGCGAAGTGGAGTTCCTCGGCGGCAAACAGGAGCTCATTCGCCGGGGGCACCTCGACGACGTCGACTGCGCGATGATGATTCACGCCGGCAGCGACACGCCCGAGCGCGTCGTCACGAGCGACTTCTCCTCGAACGGCTTCGTCGGCAAGTTCGTCACCTACGAAGGGACAGAATCGCACGCCGGGGCCGCCCCCGAGGAGGGCGTCAACGCGCTCAACGCGGCGATGCTCGGGATGAACGCCGTCCACGCCAACCGCGAGACGTTCGCCGACGACGACCACGTTCGCGTCCACCCAATCGTCACCAACGGCGGCGACGGCGTCAACGTCGTCCCGAGCGACGTGCAGATGGAGTCGTACGTCCGCGCGAGCAGCATCGACGCCGTCGTCGACGCCAACGAGAAGACGAATCGAGCGCTCGAATCCGGCGCGATGGCCGTCGGTGCGGACGTCGAGATCGAGGACTATCCGGGCTACATGCCGCTTCGGACGGACGAGACGATGGTGTCGACGTACGACGCGAACGCTTCCGAACTCTTGGGCGAGGACGCGCTCACGCCGGGGAAACCTCACCTCACCGGGTCGACCGACATGGGCGACGTGACGCAGGTCATCCCCGGAATCCACCCCTACGTCGGCGGGTTCTCGGGGGCGGTCCACGCCCGCGACTTCGAGGTCGTCGACGAGGAGATGGCGTACGTCATCCCCGCGAAACTGACGGCGATGCTCGTCATCGACCTCCTGGTCGACCCCGAAAAGCAGGCCGAGATTCGGGCGGCGAAAGCCGAGAAACGGTCCGTCGACGAGTATCTGGAGGTCGTACGTGGGATGCGCGAGACGGTCGTCGGCGAGTACAACGCGTAA
- a CDS encoding helix-turn-helix transcriptional regulator: MESALEDIEFLALSANRVEVLDALAETPHTRRELQERIGASQPTLGRILRDFEERNWVEQTGREYAATPTGRLVAEGFSDLREIVETEQRLRDVANWLPTEVMTFDLRRLRDATITAPTQTRPNAPVQRVLGLLRDGAGVKIVSHAFNEQSMGVIRRRVADGTQTFEGVFSAGAIDAIADDSALRERLRELVDLPGAELRIVDDDVPVALTITDDVVHLFLRDDDGLLQAAVDTDDDTVSSWAHDVHDRYWNEARPLNADDLAD; encoded by the coding sequence ATGGAATCGGCGCTCGAAGATATCGAATTTCTTGCCCTCTCGGCGAACCGCGTCGAGGTGCTGGACGCACTCGCCGAGACACCACATACTCGCCGCGAACTTCAGGAGCGAATCGGAGCGTCACAACCGACGCTCGGTCGCATCCTCCGCGACTTCGAAGAACGAAACTGGGTCGAACAGACCGGTCGTGAGTACGCCGCGACGCCGACGGGACGACTGGTCGCGGAGGGTTTCTCGGACCTCCGGGAAATCGTCGAAACCGAACAGCGACTCCGCGACGTGGCGAACTGGTTGCCGACGGAGGTGATGACGTTCGACCTCCGTCGACTGCGAGACGCGACCATCACGGCCCCGACGCAGACCCGGCCGAACGCCCCTGTGCAGCGGGTGCTCGGCTTACTGCGGGACGGAGCGGGCGTGAAGATCGTCTCGCACGCGTTCAACGAGCAGAGCATGGGCGTGATTCGCCGGCGCGTCGCCGACGGCACACAGACGTTCGAGGGCGTCTTCTCGGCCGGCGCCATCGACGCCATCGCCGACGACTCCGCGCTCCGGGAACGTCTCCGCGAGCTGGTCGACCTGCCCGGCGCGGAACTTCGCATCGTAGACGACGACGTACCCGTCGCACTCACCATCACCGACGACGTCGTCCACCTGTTTCTCCGCGACGACGACGGGTTGCTCCAAGCGGCCGTCGACACCGACGACGACACGGTGTCGTCGTGGGCACACGACGTTCACGACCGGTACTGGAACGAGGCTCGGCCGCTGAACGCCGACGATCTCGCCGACTGA
- a CDS encoding DMT family transporter has translation MVAKRSLAFFALASVFFGGVFVAAKAGMAYFPPLLFVALRFDVAAAVLLGYVALTATREELLPRTRGDAAGILATGVLAIGLANGLLFVGQQYVSSAVGSIIFSLSPIFTPLLAAFLLSDERLSHRGGVGVLVGLLGVALVVGVDPENLLGGGVVGKAIILGGAASAALGGVLIRRADGTLSSTVRTAWALPVSALMVHGMSLGAGESLSAVSWSPAAVVTLGYVGVFAGAVAYIAYFGLLDDVGAIRASLVFYVSPVVATLGGWALLGESITLSTIAGFGVIFAGFAILGSEEIEGRLPALVDRFPTGGPSNALTDGGRDTEGRAGCDAD, from the coding sequence GTGGTCGCCAAGCGTTCGCTGGCGTTTTTCGCGCTCGCCAGCGTCTTCTTCGGCGGCGTGTTCGTCGCCGCGAAAGCGGGCATGGCGTACTTCCCTCCCCTGCTGTTTGTCGCGCTTCGTTTCGACGTCGCGGCGGCGGTACTTCTCGGCTACGTGGCGCTGACGGCGACCCGCGAGGAGCTCCTCCCACGCACGCGCGGCGACGCGGCGGGTATCCTCGCCACCGGCGTGCTGGCTATCGGCCTCGCCAACGGCCTCCTGTTCGTCGGCCAGCAGTACGTCTCCAGCGCCGTCGGCTCTATCATCTTCAGCCTCTCGCCCATCTTCACGCCGCTTCTCGCCGCCTTCCTCCTCTCCGACGAGCGCCTCTCGCACCGCGGCGGCGTCGGCGTTCTCGTCGGCCTCCTCGGCGTGGCGCTCGTCGTCGGTGTCGACCCGGAGAACCTCCTCGGCGGCGGCGTCGTCGGCAAGGCCATCATCCTCGGCGGTGCCGCGAGCGCGGCGCTCGGCGGGGTGCTCATCCGCCGCGCCGACGGCACGCTGTCGAGCACCGTCCGAACGGCGTGGGCGCTCCCGGTGAGCGCGCTCATGGTCCACGGGATGAGCCTCGGCGCGGGCGAGTCGCTCTCGGCCGTCTCGTGGTCGCCCGCCGCAGTCGTTACGCTCGGCTACGTCGGCGTCTTCGCGGGTGCGGTCGCCTACATCGCCTACTTCGGCCTGCTCGACGACGTGGGCGCGATTCGCGCGAGCCTCGTCTTCTACGTCAGCCCCGTCGTCGCGACGCTCGGCGGGTGGGCGTTGTTGGGCGAGTCGATTACGCTCTCCACTATCGCCGGATTCGGCGTCATCTTCGCCGGGTTTGCGATTCTCGGCTCCGAGGAGATCGAGGGTCGGCTGCCGGCGCTCGTTGACCGGTTCCCGACGGGTGGTCCGTCGAATGCTCTGACCGACGGCGGCCGCGACACCGAGGGTCGGGCCGGTTGCGACGCGGACTGA
- a CDS encoding AMP-binding protein, with the protein MNTHPDTNEVVHEPTREFVESTNVYAFMQEYGIDDYEELVARTCGDVEGEPDSGVDWFWDLLPDYLGIDFYSDYDAVRDDSDGPQFSRWYPGGTINIAHNTLDRHAAVDSETRNKVACIWEGEPGDVREVTYHELYRQANRVANVLEERGIETGDTVGLYMPMVPEVISILYGCFKVGAIAVPIFSGFGVDATATRIEDSECSVLFTGDGFYRRGREVTLKDAADEAIAQAGHVEHTIVYERLGSEIEWENDRDEWWHETVGVADDEYETKELPSEQESMLLYSSGTTGKPKGIVHTQAGVLMQTAKEIYFGFDHKPSDRFFWVSDIGWMMGPWTLIGNHAFGGTVFMYEGAPDHPGPDRFWEMIDRHKLSVFGISPTAIRALRKYGSRRTSSDEPSGTEGSGDDDWLAGHDLSSLRLLGSTGEPWDPESWMWFYENVGRGEAPIMNISGGTEICGCFLMPMPIQSLKPCTLGGPGLGMNIDVVDAAGESIADTHERGYLVARDSCPSMTKSLWDGDERYLQEYWSRFDDMWNHGDWAQKDEDGFWFLHGRADDVLNVAGRKVGPAEVEGALIDHDAVNQAAAVGVSDDTKGTAVVAYVVLEDGWESKDSQANQNSQSSDDGVTADDDLRAELREVVGEELGKPFRPREVLFVDEFPKTQSGKILRRAIASVYEGEDLGDMSSIENPQALEKVKAAK; encoded by the coding sequence ATGAACACGCACCCAGACACCAACGAGGTGGTTCACGAACCGACTCGGGAGTTCGTCGAGTCGACTAACGTCTACGCGTTCATGCAGGAGTACGGGATCGACGACTACGAGGAGCTCGTCGCCCGCACCTGCGGCGACGTTGAGGGCGAACCGGACTCGGGCGTCGACTGGTTCTGGGACCTCCTGCCCGACTATCTGGGTATCGACTTCTACAGCGACTACGACGCCGTCCGCGACGACAGCGACGGCCCGCAGTTCTCCCGCTGGTACCCCGGCGGCACCATCAACATCGCGCACAACACGCTCGACAGACACGCCGCCGTCGACTCCGAGACCCGGAACAAAGTCGCCTGCATCTGGGAGGGCGAACCCGGCGACGTGCGCGAGGTGACCTACCACGAGCTCTATCGTCAGGCCAACCGCGTCGCCAACGTCCTCGAAGAACGCGGCATCGAGACGGGTGACACGGTGGGACTGTACATGCCGATGGTCCCCGAAGTCATCTCGATTCTCTACGGCTGTTTCAAAGTCGGCGCTATCGCCGTGCCCATCTTCTCGGGGTTCGGCGTCGACGCGACGGCGACGCGAATCGAAGACAGCGAGTGCTCGGTGCTCTTTACGGGTGACGGCTTCTACCGTCGCGGCCGCGAGGTGACGCTGAAAGACGCCGCCGACGAGGCCATCGCGCAGGCCGGACACGTCGAACACACCATCGTCTACGAGCGCCTCGGAAGCGAAATCGAGTGGGAGAACGACCGAGACGAGTGGTGGCACGAGACGGTCGGCGTCGCCGACGACGAGTACGAGACGAAGGAACTGCCGAGCGAGCAGGAGTCGATGCTGCTGTACTCCTCCGGGACGACGGGCAAACCCAAGGGCATCGTCCACACGCAGGCGGGCGTGCTGATGCAGACGGCCAAAGAGATCTACTTCGGTTTCGACCACAAGCCGTCGGACCGCTTCTTCTGGGTCTCCGATATCGGCTGGATGATGGGGCCGTGGACGCTCATCGGCAACCACGCTTTCGGTGGAACGGTCTTCATGTACGAGGGCGCGCCGGACCACCCCGGCCCCGACCGCTTCTGGGAGATGATCGACCGGCACAAACTCTCGGTGTTCGGCATCTCGCCCACCGCCATCCGCGCGCTCCGGAAGTACGGCAGCCGTCGGACATCGTCCGACGAGCCATCCGGAACCGAGGGTTCCGGAGACGACGACTGGCTGGCGGGCCACGACCTCTCCTCGCTGCGGCTCCTCGGGTCGACGGGCGAACCGTGGGACCCCGAGTCCTGGATGTGGTTCTACGAGAACGTCGGCCGCGGCGAAGCCCCCATCATGAACATCTCCGGCGGCACCGAGATCTGCGGCTGTTTCCTCATGCCGATGCCCATCCAGTCGCTGAAACCCTGCACGCTGGGCGGTCCGGGTCTCGGCATGAACATCGACGTCGTCGACGCGGCGGGCGAGAGCATCGCCGACACCCACGAGCGCGGCTACCTCGTCGCGCGCGACTCCTGTCCGTCGATGACCAAGAGCCTCTGGGACGGCGACGAGCGCTATCTCCAGGAGTATTGGTCGCGCTTCGACGACATGTGGAACCACGGCGACTGGGCGCAGAAGGACGAGGACGGCTTCTGGTTCCTCCACGGCCGCGCCGACGACGTGCTCAACGTTGCCGGACGGAAGGTCGGCCCCGCCGAGGTCGAAGGCGCGCTCATCGACCACGACGCGGTGAACCAGGCCGCCGCCGTCGGCGTCTCCGACGATACGAAAGGCACGGCCGTCGTCGCCTACGTCGTCCTCGAAGACGGTTGGGAATCGAAAGATTCCCAAGCCAATCAGAACTCTCAGAGTTCTGATGACGGCGTGACGGCCGACGACGACCTGCGCGCGGAGCTTCGAGAGGTGGTGGGAGAGGAACTCGGCAAGCCGTTCCGCCCGCGCGAGGTGCTGTTCGTCGACGAGTTCCCGAAAACCCAGAGCGGGAAGATACTCCGTCGGGCTATCGCCTCGGTGTACGAGGGCGAGGACCTCGGCGACATGAGCAGCATCGAGAATCCGCAAGCGCTGGAGAAGGTGAAGGCGGCGAAGTGA
- a CDS encoding GNAT family N-acetyltransferase: protein MYVRDAKNRDEVWLLDHIEAMDLDDVAFRSRDYVIAVDEASNTRAGFGRIRIHKREEGDFCELTGIGVLEAWRGQGVGAHVVERLVKTAGDEGFEQVYCFTNEPNYLVRFGFDPVESESLPTPVRERLEVKREGAMPDAVALSLSVDAFEMPAEAREAFKRAAPEADSAASEPEERAEDFGIDPESATYKYDTGR, encoded by the coding sequence ATGTACGTTCGAGACGCCAAAAACCGAGACGAGGTCTGGTTGCTCGATCACATCGAGGCGATGGACCTCGACGACGTCGCGTTCCGCTCTCGCGACTACGTCATCGCCGTCGACGAGGCGTCGAACACTCGGGCGGGATTCGGTCGTATCCGCATCCACAAACGCGAGGAGGGCGACTTCTGCGAACTCACCGGCATCGGCGTACTGGAGGCGTGGCGCGGACAGGGCGTCGGCGCACACGTCGTCGAGCGACTCGTGAAAACCGCCGGCGACGAGGGGTTCGAGCAGGTCTACTGTTTCACGAACGAACCGAACTACCTGGTCCGGTTCGGCTTCGACCCGGTCGAATCGGAGTCGCTTCCCACTCCGGTTCGGGAACGACTCGAAGTCAAACGCGAGGGCGCGATGCCCGACGCGGTGGCGCTCTCGCTCTCCGTCGACGCGTTCGAGATGCCCGCCGAAGCCAGAGAAGCGTTCAAGCGGGCCGCACCGGAGGCGGACTCAGCGGCGTCGGAACCCGAAGAGCGCGCCGAGGACTTCGGCATCGACCCGGAGTCGGCGACGTACAAGTACGACACCGGCCGATAG
- a CDS encoding DUF7520 family protein yields MNESDRGRRILLGVGGVVVLVAGLIGLFVGENSAGASIDLFGVATLPVSPVPMALYGAILATVALGALFGAVEFVSRLEDRDRV; encoded by the coding sequence GTGAACGAATCCGACCGCGGCCGTCGCATCCTCCTCGGCGTCGGTGGCGTCGTCGTCCTCGTCGCGGGGCTCATCGGTCTGTTCGTCGGCGAGAACAGCGCAGGCGCGTCCATCGACCTGTTCGGCGTTGCGACGTTGCCGGTGAGTCCGGTGCCGATGGCGCTCTACGGCGCGATACTGGCGACGGTAGCGCTCGGCGCGCTGTTCGGTGCCGTCGAGTTCGTCTCCCGGCTGGAGGACCGCGACCGAGTGTAG
- the cdd gene encoding cytidine deaminase, producing MVDELVQKAREVLSNAHVPYSEYRVGAALRTADGTVFVGCNIENANYSNSLHAEEVAIAEAVKNGYRTFDRIAVSSGVRDGVTPCGMCRQTLTEFCDDSFVVVCDEGGEETSEYTLGELLPNTISEGTLSDAADHSDRN from the coding sequence ATGGTCGACGAACTCGTCCAGAAGGCGCGCGAGGTGCTCTCGAACGCCCACGTTCCGTACTCCGAGTACCGCGTCGGTGCTGCGCTCCGAACGGCCGACGGTACGGTGTTCGTCGGGTGCAACATCGAGAACGCCAACTACAGCAACAGCCTCCACGCCGAAGAGGTCGCTATCGCCGAGGCGGTGAAGAACGGCTACCGCACGTTCGACCGCATCGCCGTCTCCTCGGGCGTCCGCGACGGCGTCACCCCCTGCGGCATGTGTCGGCAGACGCTCACGGAGTTCTGCGACGACAGTTTCGTCGTCGTCTGCGACGAAGGTGGCGAGGAGACGAGCGAGTACACTCTCGGCGAACTGCTGCCGAACACCATCTCCGAGGGGACGCTCTCGGACGCTGCCGATCACAGCGACCGAAACTGA
- a CDS encoding nucleoside phosphorylase — translation MTDTDASEDPNDEIQYHLEVAEGDVADAVLLPGNPERVDKITALWDDYEEVAYHREYRTATGIYDGAPISVTSTGIGSPSAAIAVEELARVGVDTFIRVGSCGAIQPEMDVGDLVITSGAVRQEGTSAEYVREDYPAVADHEVVSALVAAAERLGYDYHVGLTMSADSFYTGQGRPGFEGFRAAGGESLVEELREANVKNIEMEASALLTIASVYGLRAGAVCSVYANRITGEFRTEGESRAAETACLAVSLLARMDDVKREAGVDQWHAGLSL, via the coding sequence ATGACCGACACCGACGCCAGCGAGGATCCCAACGACGAGATCCAGTACCACCTCGAAGTCGCCGAGGGCGACGTCGCCGACGCCGTGTTGCTTCCCGGGAACCCCGAGCGCGTGGACAAGATAACCGCGCTGTGGGACGACTACGAGGAAGTCGCCTACCACCGCGAGTACCGCACGGCGACGGGTATCTACGACGGCGCGCCCATCTCGGTCACCTCGACGGGGATCGGCAGCCCCTCCGCCGCCATCGCCGTCGAAGAACTCGCGCGAGTCGGCGTCGACACGTTCATCCGCGTCGGCTCCTGTGGTGCGATCCAACCGGAGATGGACGTCGGCGACCTCGTCATCACCTCCGGCGCGGTTCGGCAGGAGGGGACGAGCGCCGAGTACGTCCGCGAGGACTACCCCGCCGTCGCCGACCACGAAGTCGTCTCCGCGCTCGTCGCCGCCGCCGAGCGACTCGGCTACGACTACCACGTCGGCCTCACGATGAGCGCCGACAGTTTCTACACCGGACAGGGTCGACCCGGATTCGAGGGGTTCCGCGCCGCGGGCGGCGAGTCGCTCGTCGAAGAGCTGCGGGAGGCGAACGTGAAGAACATCGAGATGGAGGCCAGCGCGCTGTTGACCATCGCGAGCGTTTACGGCCTCCGTGCCGGCGCGGTTTGCTCCGTCTACGCCAACCGCATCACCGGCGAGTTCCGAACCGAAGGCGAGTCGCGGGCGGCGGAGACGGCGTGCCTCGCCGTTTCGCTGCTCGCCCGCATGGACGATGTCAAACGCGAGGCGGGCGTCGACCAATGGCACGCCGGTCTCTCGCTGTGA